One genomic region from Arthrobacter pigmenti encodes:
- a CDS encoding ABC transporter substrate-binding protein, which produces MTKKVRSRSKTVLVVSTLLTLTLSACGGSGDAGQGDQTLTVMHKWPEGDHAAFFEKVVDEFEKTNPGVSVEMQAIQDDPYKERLRVLTASDDLPDVYFAWPGGYGEQYFNAGFAADLTSELEGEWEGSLLPAAVEAYTVEGKNYAVPVSMSGKYMIYNSAMFEEHGVQVPTTYEELLTACDTFEAAGLTPITMGNNAMWPGVHYLTTLIAKHVPQDVMRADFEPATATFDHPGYIRAFEDLNELAQRCFTAGANGISNDSAKAEIQTGVAPMYYGESNIFSIFREANGATPEVAANWNFFAFPDIEGAEGDAESLTGAPDGFLVNEKSDNKDLAIEFLKFFTSQENGARLLEMRDRPSAVVGSAEGVADVLPQLDEALTHLQGVETFNIWLDTATNPEVGAAFLAGGQAAIDGSQTAEQILDSIRAASDSLK; this is translated from the coding sequence ATGACCAAGAAAGTTCGCAGCCGAAGCAAAACCGTTCTGGTCGTTTCGACGCTTCTCACGTTGACCCTCTCCGCCTGTGGCGGGAGCGGGGATGCCGGCCAGGGAGACCAGACGCTGACTGTCATGCACAAGTGGCCGGAAGGAGATCACGCGGCATTCTTCGAGAAGGTCGTCGACGAGTTCGAGAAGACCAACCCTGGAGTATCTGTAGAGATGCAGGCCATCCAGGACGACCCGTACAAGGAGCGCCTTCGCGTCCTGACAGCTTCGGATGACCTTCCGGACGTCTACTTCGCCTGGCCCGGCGGCTACGGCGAGCAGTACTTCAACGCTGGCTTCGCCGCTGACCTCACGTCGGAACTTGAGGGTGAATGGGAAGGATCACTGCTGCCCGCCGCCGTCGAGGCCTACACGGTCGAGGGGAAGAACTACGCAGTGCCGGTGAGTATGTCCGGGAAGTACATGATCTACAACTCGGCGATGTTCGAGGAACATGGCGTGCAGGTACCCACCACCTACGAAGAGCTCCTGACGGCCTGCGACACCTTCGAAGCAGCAGGGCTCACGCCCATCACCATGGGCAACAACGCCATGTGGCCAGGGGTACACTATTTGACCACCCTGATCGCCAAGCACGTTCCCCAGGACGTCATGCGAGCGGACTTCGAGCCTGCGACCGCTACCTTCGATCACCCGGGGTACATCAGGGCGTTTGAGGACCTCAATGAGCTGGCTCAGCGGTGCTTCACTGCCGGAGCAAACGGAATCTCCAATGATTCGGCAAAGGCAGAGATCCAGACCGGTGTCGCCCCCATGTACTACGGCGAAAGCAACATCTTCTCCATCTTCAGGGAGGCGAACGGGGCTACGCCGGAGGTCGCGGCGAACTGGAACTTCTTCGCCTTCCCGGACATCGAAGGCGCAGAAGGCGACGCTGAATCGCTCACCGGCGCACCGGACGGCTTCCTGGTCAACGAGAAGAGCGACAACAAGGACCTCGCCATCGAGTTCCTCAAGTTCTTCACCAGCCAGGAGAACGGTGCCCGCTTGCTTGAGATGCGGGACCGTCCGTCAGCTGTCGTTGGCTCCGCCGAAGGGGTTGCAGATGTATTGCCCCAGCTGGACGAGGCGCTGACGCATCTGCAGGGGGTCGAAACTTTCAACATCTGGCTGGATACAGCCACGAACCCCGAAGTCGGTGCAGCGTTCCTCGCAGGCGGACAGGCCGCCATCGACGGATCACAAACTGCAGAACAGATTCTGGATTCCATCCGAGCAGCCTCAGACAGTCTGAAGTAG
- a CDS encoding carbohydrate ABC transporter permease has product MTTRRLRLSAILWAAPAILAILALLYYPLAQNLRLSFLQWSVFSPEQEFVGFENYITAFGDAVFWIAIRNNVAYAAVSLIIQVGLGLILAALLDRFVKGRLQAFFRSVYFLPATISITVTGVLFSFIYHPEVGFLNEALRGLGLEGLARVWLGEPETAIWAIIAMSQWQWTGYVAALLLVAIQRIPSELYEAAALDGAGPVRQFLNVTIPLTREMVAVMSIVTVSNAFLVFNEIVAMTNGGPNNATQVLGTLIYQNAFVNDDMGYASAIATIVLFITLIIGATQLFYTSRKRVSL; this is encoded by the coding sequence ATGACGACAAGAAGACTCCGCCTCAGTGCAATCCTCTGGGCAGCACCGGCGATTCTGGCGATCCTCGCTCTCCTGTACTACCCGCTGGCTCAGAACCTGCGGTTGAGTTTCCTGCAATGGAGCGTCTTTTCCCCGGAACAGGAGTTCGTGGGCTTCGAAAACTACATCACTGCTTTCGGCGACGCGGTCTTCTGGATTGCAATCCGCAATAACGTTGCCTACGCCGCGGTTTCCCTCATCATTCAGGTAGGGCTCGGACTGATCCTGGCGGCGCTGCTGGACAGGTTCGTGAAGGGCAGGCTTCAGGCCTTCTTCCGCAGCGTGTACTTCCTGCCGGCCACCATTTCGATCACGGTGACAGGTGTGCTCTTCTCGTTCATCTACCACCCTGAAGTCGGCTTCCTCAACGAGGCTCTGCGCGGGCTTGGTCTGGAAGGGCTCGCACGGGTGTGGCTGGGTGAACCCGAGACCGCTATCTGGGCGATCATCGCCATGAGTCAATGGCAATGGACGGGCTATGTGGCAGCTCTCCTACTGGTGGCCATCCAGCGTATCCCGAGCGAGCTTTATGAAGCCGCAGCGCTCGATGGGGCGGGTCCGGTACGGCAGTTCCTCAACGTGACGATTCCGCTGACCAGGGAGATGGTTGCCGTCATGTCGATTGTCACGGTCAGCAACGCCTTCCTGGTCTTCAACGAGATTGTCGCCATGACCAACGGCGGTCCTAATAACGCCACCCAGGTGCTGGGCACCCTGATCTACCAGAACGCGTTCGTGAACGACGACATGGGCTACGCCTCCGCGATCGCCACCATTGTCCTCTTCATCACGCTGATCATCGGCGCAACGCAGCTGTTCTACACAAGTAGGAAGAGGGTCAGCCTCTAA
- a CDS encoding carbohydrate ABC transporter permease, with protein sequence MSTTTIKPTTPTTRARGAAQPKRRSDYLSIVARYLVRILLVVMSIGVLYPLFWMFSSAFKTSAEIFADPWALPNAFSFENYVTAWNQGVVAYFANSLFITVISLAATLLLGAAAAYALTKLNLPFSKTVTFLILGGLMVSPTMILVPLFQLLQAVGLYNTHAGLIIVYVAYRLPFTIFLIRAYMLTLSDEVVEAARIDGANSVQIFLRVIIPLCKPVLASAGLVYVLFAWNEFPFALVFLNDTELKTLPVGLLDFKSTLQTDWSVLFAGLAIASLPMIVAFAIGQRYFIRGLSEGMGK encoded by the coding sequence ATGAGCACCACAACAATTAAACCGACAACGCCAACCACCCGCGCGAGGGGAGCGGCACAGCCAAAGCGCCGTTCGGACTACCTGAGCATCGTCGCACGGTATCTGGTGCGTATCCTGCTTGTCGTCATGAGCATTGGCGTCCTCTACCCGCTCTTCTGGATGTTCTCGTCGGCCTTCAAGACCAGCGCTGAAATCTTCGCAGACCCGTGGGCCCTGCCGAATGCCTTCTCCTTCGAGAACTACGTCACAGCCTGGAACCAGGGCGTCGTTGCCTACTTCGCCAACAGTCTTTTCATCACCGTCATCTCGCTGGCGGCGACGCTGCTGCTGGGCGCCGCTGCTGCGTACGCGCTGACAAAGCTCAACCTACCGTTCTCGAAGACGGTCACGTTCCTGATCCTCGGCGGACTGATGGTGTCCCCGACGATGATCCTCGTTCCACTGTTCCAGTTGCTGCAGGCCGTGGGTCTCTATAACACCCACGCCGGGCTGATCATCGTCTACGTCGCCTACCGGCTGCCCTTCACCATCTTCCTCATCCGCGCGTACATGCTGACGCTCTCGGACGAAGTGGTGGAAGCGGCGCGGATCGACGGCGCGAACTCGGTCCAGATCTTCCTGCGCGTCATCATTCCGCTGTGCAAACCCGTGCTTGCCAGCGCCGGTCTCGTCTACGTTCTCTTCGCCTGGAACGAGTTTCCGTTTGCGCTGGTCTTCCTCAATGACACCGAGTTGAAGACCCTGCCAGTCGGACTGCTTGATTTCAAGAGCACGCTGCAGACCGACTGGTCTGTGCTCTTCGCCGGCCTGGCCATTGCCAGCCTGCCCATGATTGTCGCCTTCGCGATCGGACAGCGCTACTTCATCCGGGGGCTATCGGAAGGGATGGGTAAATGA
- a CDS encoding Gfo/Idh/MocA family protein, translated as MSNHTAERTIRTAVLGFGVSGRVFHSPLLAANTDYSLRFITTSNEERSRQARESYRSATVLNNPQDIFKHADEIDLVVIGTPPGTHYELANAAIDRGLHVVVDKPFVPTAAQGEELIRKAGRAGVSLTVFQNRRWDADFLTVQDLVRREALGTIATFESRFEWWQPEGFRSWKGAATLDEAGGILYDLGSHLIDQALQLFGPVQDVYGQTTRYSSASTDADEDAFVVLHHANGIRSRLTMSGLAALPGPRFHLFGTRGTYLKWGLDGQEPALDAGKDPNDDDFGMEPESAWGSLSTGATQQVVPAQRGDYAQFYKLLSDHLASGRPLPVDPWDAVQVLRIIEDVHRATGMTPSHSHPITIGS; from the coding sequence ATGAGTAACCACACAGCTGAGCGGACAATCCGGACTGCAGTACTGGGATTCGGAGTCTCCGGGCGGGTCTTTCATTCGCCGCTCCTGGCCGCCAATACTGACTACAGCCTCCGGTTCATCACGACAAGTAACGAGGAGCGATCCCGACAAGCTCGAGAGTCCTATCGATCGGCCACGGTGCTCAACAACCCTCAGGACATTTTCAAGCATGCGGACGAGATTGACCTCGTAGTTATCGGTACACCGCCGGGAACCCACTACGAACTGGCGAATGCTGCAATTGACCGAGGTTTACACGTAGTCGTTGACAAGCCTTTCGTACCGACAGCAGCGCAGGGCGAGGAACTCATCCGGAAGGCCGGGCGTGCCGGAGTCAGTCTCACTGTTTTCCAGAACCGCCGATGGGATGCGGATTTCCTCACTGTGCAGGACCTTGTGCGGCGCGAAGCATTGGGGACCATCGCTACCTTCGAGTCGCGGTTCGAATGGTGGCAGCCCGAGGGTTTCCGAAGCTGGAAGGGAGCTGCAACCCTGGATGAGGCCGGGGGGATACTGTATGACCTCGGCAGTCATCTTATCGATCAAGCCTTGCAATTGTTTGGACCAGTTCAGGATGTCTACGGCCAAACCACACGCTATTCGAGTGCCTCCACGGACGCCGATGAAGACGCTTTCGTGGTCCTGCATCATGCAAACGGCATCCGCTCACGACTAACCATGAGCGGCCTGGCGGCACTGCCGGGGCCTCGATTCCACCTCTTTGGCACGCGCGGCACCTACTTGAAGTGGGGACTCGACGGCCAGGAACCGGCACTGGACGCAGGGAAGGATCCCAATGACGACGACTTCGGAATGGAACCGGAATCAGCCTGGGGATCCCTCAGCACAGGAGCAACCCAACAAGTGGTGCCGGCGCAGCGCGGCGATTATGCCCAGTTCTACAAACTGCTGAGCGACCACCTTGCCAGCGGGAGGCCTCTTCCGGTCGACCCCTGGGACGCGGTGCAGGTTCTTCGCATCATCGAGGACGTTCACCGTGCGACCGGCATGACCCCATCTCACTCACACCCCATCACCATAGGAAGCTGA
- a CDS encoding NAD(P)/FAD-dependent oxidoreductase: MSSTPDTPSSKNVAVIGGGILGVSTAVHLQREGASVVLITETELASGASGRSLSWLNSAGIRSDAYHALRVAGIDRYRTMFAANPHLEWLRFDGGVYWSDADSEASTLARHRYEKEHAYGSRLVDSARIPRVVPGIAADSVPGSAIYNPGDGWVSLPHLIEHLAAELVSRGGRIVTQAGKASVLVNDRRATGVSTTAGERYEADAVVVACGPSTPAVVGELGVRIDDGSPLSMLVTTEPLEHDIKAVLNTPRAATRPNPGGTLAIDHDWYVDQIIEGPDGNCSIPECAIQQLLDEASALLEGSPKLKAAEYKLGRKPIPGDGEPVFGELEKVPGCYVAFSHSGATVGLIAGELLADEIMSGRPHPMFRSFRPERFSERKLT, from the coding sequence ATGTCCAGCACACCCGACACTCCCTCCAGCAAGAACGTAGCCGTCATCGGCGGCGGCATACTCGGCGTATCAACGGCGGTCCACCTCCAACGCGAAGGTGCATCCGTCGTGCTCATCACGGAGACCGAGCTCGCCAGCGGAGCATCAGGGAGGTCGCTATCCTGGCTCAACTCCGCCGGTATCCGCTCGGATGCCTACCACGCCTTGCGGGTTGCAGGCATCGATCGCTACAGAACCATGTTTGCTGCGAATCCCCATCTCGAATGGCTGCGCTTCGACGGCGGGGTGTATTGGTCAGACGCTGACAGCGAAGCCAGCACCCTCGCGCGCCACCGTTACGAGAAGGAGCACGCCTACGGCTCGCGCCTCGTGGACTCCGCCAGGATCCCGAGAGTTGTGCCCGGCATTGCGGCAGACTCAGTGCCCGGCAGCGCAATATACAACCCAGGCGACGGCTGGGTATCGTTGCCGCACCTGATCGAGCACCTCGCCGCCGAACTCGTCTCCAGGGGTGGGCGCATCGTCACTCAGGCAGGAAAAGCCTCCGTCCTGGTGAACGATCGTAGAGCGACCGGAGTATCGACCACTGCCGGTGAGCGCTACGAAGCCGATGCAGTAGTGGTGGCCTGCGGCCCCTCCACCCCGGCCGTGGTGGGCGAACTTGGCGTCAGAATAGACGACGGCTCCCCGCTCTCGATGCTCGTCACAACTGAGCCACTCGAGCACGACATCAAAGCAGTTCTCAACACCCCGCGCGCTGCCACCCGACCCAACCCGGGTGGCACCCTCGCGATCGACCACGATTGGTACGTCGACCAGATCATTGAGGGCCCGGATGGCAACTGCTCCATCCCCGAGTGCGCCATACAGCAGCTTCTGGACGAGGCATCCGCACTGCTGGAAGGCTCCCCAAAGCTCAAAGCAGCCGAGTACAAACTGGGCAGGAAGCCCATTCCGGGCGACGGCGAACCGGTCTTCGGAGAACTTGAAAAGGTCCCCGGCTGCTACGTGGCGTTCAGCCACTCAGGAGCGACCGTTGGCCTCATCGCCGGTGAACTGCTGGCCGACGAGATTATGAGCGGACGACCGCACCCTATGTTCAGGAGCTTCCGCCCAGAGCGCTTCTCAGAGAGAAAGCTCACATAA
- a CDS encoding type II toxin-antitoxin system Phd/YefM family antitoxin — protein MAAITATDARRNLFGLIQQVNEDHAPVEVVSKHGNAVIISKDDYDAITETAYLLRHAKGAQRLLTALERARRGEFETHELHEA, from the coding sequence ATGGCCGCAATCACCGCAACAGACGCTCGACGCAACCTGTTCGGCCTCATACAGCAGGTTAACGAGGACCATGCTCCGGTTGAGGTGGTGTCGAAACACGGCAACGCCGTCATCATCTCCAAGGACGACTACGACGCGATCACCGAGACGGCCTACCTGTTGCGGCATGCCAAAGGTGCGCAGCGGCTGTTGACGGCCCTGGAGCGTGCGCGGCGCGGCGAGTTTGAGACTCACGAACTGCACGAGGCGTGA
- a CDS encoding Txe/YoeB family addiction module toxin, whose protein sequence is MSRQLAFDRNGWEDYTYWQGQDRKTLKRINLLIQDVLRDPFTGTGKPEPLKHILSGARSRRIDEANRLVYFVTDTHIVVLQARDHY, encoded by the coding sequence GTGAGTCGACAGCTCGCATTCGACCGGAACGGGTGGGAGGACTACACCTACTGGCAAGGCCAGGACAGGAAGACTCTGAAGCGAATCAATCTACTGATTCAGGATGTCTTGCGGGACCCGTTCACCGGCACCGGCAAACCCGAACCGCTCAAGCACATCCTGTCGGGCGCCCGGTCCAGGCGCATTGATGAGGCCAATCGCCTCGTCTACTTTGTGACCGACACGCACATCGTGGTGCTGCAGGCCCGCGACCACTACTGA
- a CDS encoding GlxA family transcriptional regulator: MRIAVYAFDAVTMFHLAVPQMVFDEVTRQGLGAWSTVLFADRPGSVSTAEGYRLGGIQGPEAAEDADVVVVPSWFDDGRPLSTALRSVLHNARDRSTAVLGLCLGAIAVADAGLLAGRRAVTHWQAFTTLADRHPDISLDQSVLYIDHGDVLTSAGTASGLDACLHVVRDRLGADAANQVARSLVVAPHREGGQAQYIEHPVPERSSDDPIAHLLEWSLANLREPLTVERLADQAHMSRRTFVREFRSKTGTTPAAWVRVHRLDAARRLLETTDLSIEQIATDCGFGNAVTLRQNFGAAFSTTPTEYRRRFTTC, translated from the coding sequence ATGCGGATCGCCGTGTACGCGTTCGATGCCGTGACGATGTTCCATCTGGCCGTGCCGCAGATGGTCTTTGATGAGGTCACCCGGCAAGGGCTTGGTGCATGGAGCACGGTGCTTTTCGCCGACCGGCCGGGCTCGGTCAGTACAGCGGAGGGCTATCGGCTAGGAGGCATACAGGGCCCGGAGGCTGCAGAGGATGCCGACGTTGTGGTGGTGCCTTCATGGTTCGACGACGGACGCCCGCTCAGCACTGCTTTGCGATCCGTGCTGCACAACGCTCGTGATCGCAGCACTGCTGTCCTCGGACTTTGCCTTGGTGCGATCGCCGTCGCGGATGCGGGTCTGCTTGCCGGACGCCGGGCCGTCACCCACTGGCAAGCTTTCACCACCCTGGCTGACCGGCACCCGGATATCTCCCTCGATCAGTCCGTGCTGTACATCGACCACGGTGACGTGCTGACCTCAGCAGGGACAGCCTCCGGGTTGGACGCTTGCCTGCATGTCGTGCGGGACCGCCTCGGAGCAGACGCCGCCAATCAAGTGGCGCGCAGTCTCGTTGTCGCGCCGCACCGTGAAGGTGGACAGGCGCAGTACATCGAACACCCTGTCCCCGAGCGATCCAGCGACGATCCGATCGCACACCTGCTTGAATGGTCGCTAGCCAATCTTCGGGAACCGCTCACAGTCGAACGGCTCGCTGACCAAGCCCACATGAGCCGCCGCACCTTCGTCCGTGAATTTCGCTCAAAAACGGGAACAACACCGGCAGCCTGGGTCCGAGTTCACCGGCTCGATGCGGCCCGGCGACTCCTGGAGACCACGGACCTGTCCATAGAGCAGATAGCGACGGACTGCGGTTTCGGGAACGCCGTAACGCTTCGCCAGAACTTCGGGGCGGCCTTCTCGACCACCCCCACCGAGTACAGGCGCCGGTTCACCACGTGTTGA
- a CDS encoding isochorismatase family protein has translation MATPRRALILVDIQQQYFSGMLEIQYPAHEQSLPRIAAAIDAATAAGMPIAAFQHTASEGAPVFAPGSPEFALHPEVESRRTDAWKSIVKQYGSVYAGTDLAEWLRQNDVDTVTLVGYMTNNCILASAVEAEAIGFTTEVLSDATGAINLANDAGFVDAKTVHTTLLTLLNSNWARVGTTDAWINAVNTQESLQGSDLGSSAVAGAERAEVPTPA, from the coding sequence ATGGCTACTCCGCGTCGCGCACTCATCCTCGTCGATATCCAGCAGCAGTACTTCAGCGGCATGCTGGAGATCCAGTACCCTGCGCACGAACAATCCCTGCCGCGAATCGCAGCAGCCATCGATGCGGCCACCGCAGCTGGCATGCCGATTGCGGCCTTTCAGCACACCGCCAGTGAAGGAGCCCCCGTATTCGCGCCCGGTTCCCCGGAATTTGCCCTGCACCCCGAGGTCGAGAGCCGACGCACGGATGCATGGAAGAGCATCGTCAAGCAGTACGGATCCGTGTACGCCGGCACCGACCTGGCCGAATGGCTCCGGCAGAACGACGTCGACACCGTCACCCTGGTCGGTTACATGACCAACAACTGCATCCTCGCCTCGGCCGTCGAAGCCGAAGCAATCGGGTTCACCACCGAAGTGCTCTCCGACGCCACCGGCGCGATCAACCTCGCCAACGACGCGGGCTTCGTTGATGCGAAAACGGTGCACACCACCCTGCTCACCCTATTGAACTCGAACTGGGCACGTGTCGGCACCACCGACGCATGGATCAACGCCGTCAACACGCAGGAATCATTGCAGGGAAGCGATCTTGGCAGTTCCGCTGTGGCGGGAGCGGAACGCGCCGAAGTGCCGACCCCGGCATAA
- a CDS encoding bifunctional o-acetylhomoserine/o-acetylserine sulfhydrylase: MSNGWSFETRQIHVGQEPDAATGARALPIYQTTSFVFPTAESAANRFALAELEPIYTRIGNPTQDAVEQRIASLEGGVGALLLSSGQAAGTFAILNIAESGDHIVASPSLYGGTYNLFAHTLKKFGISVTFVEDPDNLDQWRDAAQPNTKLFFAEVVSNPRQDVLDIEGVSGVAHDAGVPLIVDNTLATPYLIRPLEWGADVVVHSATKYLGGHGTAIAGVIVDSGKFDFGKDPERFPGFNTPDTTYNGLVYARDLGEGGALGANLSYILKARVQLLRDLGSAVSPFNAFLIAQGLETLSLRVERHVGNAEKVAGWLEARGDVESVAYAGLPSSPWYERGRKYGPKGTGAIVSFELAGGADAGKRFVDALELHSHVANIGDVRSLVIHPASTTHSQLSPEQQAVAGVTPGLVRLSVGLEHIDDILADLETGFRAAKAASGT, translated from the coding sequence ATGTCCAACGGATGGTCCTTCGAAACCCGCCAGATCCACGTCGGCCAGGAGCCGGACGCCGCCACCGGCGCACGTGCGCTGCCGATCTACCAGACCACCTCCTTCGTCTTTCCCACCGCCGAGAGTGCGGCGAACCGCTTCGCGCTGGCGGAGCTGGAACCGATCTACACGCGTATCGGCAATCCCACGCAGGACGCGGTGGAGCAGCGGATCGCAAGCCTTGAAGGCGGTGTTGGTGCGCTCTTGCTCAGTTCGGGGCAGGCTGCGGGAACCTTCGCGATCCTGAATATCGCTGAGTCCGGTGACCACATTGTTGCCAGCCCCAGTCTGTACGGCGGCACATACAATTTGTTTGCTCACACCCTGAAGAAGTTCGGAATCTCCGTCACGTTCGTGGAGGACCCGGACAACCTCGACCAGTGGCGAGACGCCGCCCAGCCGAACACCAAGCTGTTCTTCGCCGAGGTTGTCTCCAACCCCCGACAGGACGTGCTGGACATTGAAGGCGTCTCCGGCGTCGCCCACGACGCCGGTGTGCCGCTGATCGTGGACAACACGCTCGCGACGCCGTATCTGATCCGTCCGCTCGAGTGGGGTGCGGACGTCGTCGTGCACTCCGCCACGAAGTACCTAGGTGGGCACGGTACGGCGATCGCCGGCGTCATCGTCGATTCCGGAAAGTTCGACTTCGGGAAGGACCCTGAGCGTTTTCCCGGCTTCAACACCCCTGATACCACCTACAACGGGCTGGTCTACGCCCGCGACCTTGGCGAAGGCGGTGCCCTTGGAGCGAATCTGTCCTACATCCTGAAGGCCCGCGTCCAGCTCCTGCGCGACCTGGGCTCGGCAGTGTCGCCGTTCAACGCCTTCCTGATCGCACAGGGTCTGGAGACGTTGAGCCTGCGGGTGGAACGGCATGTAGGCAACGCTGAAAAGGTTGCGGGTTGGCTGGAGGCACGGGGCGACGTCGAATCCGTCGCCTACGCGGGCCTCCCCTCGAGCCCCTGGTACGAGCGTGGCCGTAAGTATGGTCCGAAGGGGACCGGTGCGATCGTCTCGTTCGAGTTGGCCGGCGGGGCCGATGCAGGCAAGCGGTTCGTGGATGCGTTGGAACTGCACTCGCATGTTGCGAACATTGGGGACGTGCGTTCGTTGGTCATCCATCCGGCGTCGACCACGCACAGCCAACTCTCCCCGGAGCAGCAGGCCGTTGCCGGAGTTACGCCGGGACTGGTCCGGTTGTCGGTGGGTCTGGAGCACATAGACGACATTCTGGCTGACCTCGAGACAGGCTTCCGTGCGGCGAAGGCGGCATCTGGTACATAA
- a CDS encoding VOC family protein has product MDMLTGAQIAEANLTDWRKLAQGLHARYLVDDFGTGARFVTAVGEAADPFGHYPRVSMGNGYIDLKLVTKDAIYRDDEGTEHVVEWVTQQDIDLARRITEIAVDHKLEADPASVSDIELGLDTAHSATIAPVWAALLTGDTDAQGRGTPSDEIRDATGRVPNLWFGDFDEQEAPSQRFHVEVYVAPEVAQQRVAAALAAGGTVVDDSNAPMLTVIADQDGNRGVLCVDASAAAKE; this is encoded by the coding sequence ATGGATATGCTGACAGGTGCACAAATCGCCGAGGCTAACCTGACCGACTGGCGGAAGCTGGCCCAGGGACTGCATGCGCGCTACCTGGTCGATGACTTCGGTACCGGCGCACGGTTTGTCACGGCGGTTGGTGAGGCGGCTGACCCCTTCGGGCACTATCCGCGCGTGTCGATGGGTAATGGATACATCGACCTCAAACTGGTCACCAAGGATGCCATCTATCGCGACGACGAGGGCACCGAACACGTCGTCGAATGGGTGACCCAGCAGGACATCGACCTCGCGCGGCGGATCACCGAGATCGCCGTCGATCACAAGCTCGAGGCGGATCCAGCTTCGGTCAGCGACATCGAGCTCGGCCTTGACACGGCGCACTCCGCGACTATAGCCCCGGTGTGGGCGGCACTGCTGACCGGGGACACCGACGCCCAGGGCCGCGGAACCCCAAGCGACGAAATCCGGGACGCCACGGGGCGGGTTCCAAACCTGTGGTTCGGCGACTTCGATGAGCAGGAGGCGCCCAGTCAGCGGTTCCACGTCGAGGTATATGTGGCGCCGGAGGTGGCCCAGCAGCGGGTCGCCGCCGCTCTCGCCGCGGGTGGGACCGTCGTCGATGACAGCAATGCGCCGATGCTGACCGTGATCGCCGACCAGGACGGGAACAGAGGAGTCCTGTGCGTCGACGCGTCTGCCGCGGCGAAGGAGTAG
- a CDS encoding GNAT family N-acetyltransferase, producing the protein MGAGSPYCIAPLSTATWPAFEAMVVRHNGIFGGCWCTYFHPDCAERGPGYDGSRAMKKAYVEQGKAHAALVMHGDEAIAWAEYGVPVELPNIHHRKQYDATKTADPDYRITCVFVDKRHRRQGVTELAITGALDLIAQAGGGRVESYPHDLTNQTKKMSSSFLYNGTRRLYERLGFTYDRPKGLKNCVMVKVMEPV; encoded by the coding sequence ATGGGTGCCGGGTCGCCGTACTGCATCGCTCCCCTCAGCACCGCTACCTGGCCGGCCTTTGAGGCCATGGTGGTGCGGCACAATGGCATCTTCGGAGGCTGCTGGTGCACCTACTTCCACCCGGACTGCGCCGAGCGAGGCCCGGGTTACGACGGCAGCCGAGCAATGAAGAAGGCCTACGTCGAGCAGGGCAAGGCGCACGCCGCGCTGGTAATGCACGGCGACGAGGCTATCGCGTGGGCAGAGTACGGCGTCCCGGTCGAGCTGCCCAACATCCACCACCGCAAACAGTACGACGCCACCAAGACCGCAGACCCCGACTACCGCATCACCTGCGTCTTCGTCGACAAGCGCCACCGGCGGCAGGGCGTCACGGAGCTGGCGATCACCGGAGCCCTCGACCTGATTGCGCAGGCAGGCGGCGGACGAGTAGAAAGTTACCCCCACGACCTGACCAACCAGACCAAGAAGATGTCGTCGTCGTTCCTTTACAACGGCACCCGCCGACTCTACGAGCGGCTCGGCTTCACCTACGACCGGCCCAAAGGGCTGAAGAACTGCGTCATGGTGAAAGTGATGGAGCCTGTATGA